In one window of Tumebacillus algifaecis DNA:
- a CDS encoding GNAT family N-acetyltransferase, translated as MFQLYASTRRLELHAWGWDAETAQQFLQMQWKAQKQSYAAQHPHATHLLIQTQHELVGRLLFSQNEQELLLIDLSLLPEYHNQGIGTLLLQELQDRAILANLPLRLSVLLTNPANRLYTRLGFTSLGNNGVHNFMEWRPESK; from the coding sequence TTGTTTCAATTGTACGCCAGCACTCGCAGGTTGGAACTCCATGCCTGGGGATGGGATGCTGAAACTGCGCAACAATTTCTACAGATGCAATGGAAGGCACAAAAGCAATCCTATGCAGCTCAACACCCGCACGCCACACACTTGCTGATCCAAACGCAGCACGAACTTGTTGGGCGATTGTTGTTTTCGCAAAATGAACAAGAGCTTTTGCTCATCGACCTCTCATTACTTCCTGAGTACCACAATCAAGGGATCGGCACATTACTCCTTCAAGAGTTACAAGACCGCGCCATACTTGCCAACCTTCCACTTCGACTTAGCGTACTCCTGACCAATCCAGCCAATCGGCTCTATACACGACTTGGATTTACGAGTCTTGGCAACAATGGTGTGCACAACTTCATGGAATGGCGCCCCGAATCGAAATGA
- the rluF gene encoding 23S rRNA pseudouridine(2604) synthase RluF, whose protein sequence is MRINKYISSTGLCSRREADKLIEERRVTINGDVAVMGSTVEYEDVVRVDGEQIGSGGGERRKRRKTVYIMLNKPVGIISTTEMKVQGNIVDFVNHQDRVFPIGRLDKDSEGLILLTNDGDIVNRILRAENNHEKEYVVTLNKPYTKDFMKSMASGVDILDTTTKPAKLFPVSENTFRIILTQGLNRQIRRMCEALGYRVRTLKRIRVMNIRLEGLKLGHWRNLTHKELSQLLEMLDEE, encoded by the coding sequence ATGAGGATTAACAAATACATAAGCAGCACAGGTTTGTGTTCCCGTCGGGAAGCAGACAAGCTGATTGAAGAGCGTCGCGTCACGATTAACGGTGATGTGGCGGTGATGGGCAGTACGGTCGAGTATGAAGATGTGGTGCGCGTCGATGGCGAACAGATCGGCAGCGGCGGCGGTGAGCGGCGGAAGAGACGGAAGACAGTCTACATCATGCTGAACAAGCCGGTCGGCATCATCTCGACGACCGAGATGAAAGTGCAAGGGAACATCGTCGATTTTGTGAACCATCAGGATCGCGTGTTTCCGATCGGGCGGTTGGATAAGGACTCGGAAGGGTTGATTTTGCTCACCAATGACGGGGACATCGTCAACCGCATCCTGCGGGCTGAGAACAACCACGAGAAAGAGTATGTCGTGACCTTGAACAAGCCGTACACGAAAGACTTCATGAAGTCGATGGCTTCTGGCGTGGACATTTTGGACACGACGACCAAGCCTGCAAAACTGTTCCCGGTGAGTGAGAATACGTTTCGCATCATTTTGACGCAGGGGCTGAACCGACAGATTCGCCGGATGTGTGAGGCGCTTGGCTATCGGGTACGCACGCTGAAGCGGATTCGGGTGATGAACATCCGCTTGGAAGGGCTGAAACTGGGCCATTGGCGCAATCTGACGCATAAGGAACTGAGTCAGTTGCTGGAGATGCTAGACGAGGAGTAA
- a CDS encoding alpha/beta hydrolase family protein: MQRLSTDGTIVSTQPVHISLHPEVHDRVEITKITYLVDHLQVIGYIAKPSVSTARSFPVLIYNRGGFRSFSKINDATLVRIADYAARGYVVLASQYRGNAGGAGRDEYGGSDVKDLFALAWLAESLPEADATRLLMFGHSRGGMMTYLSIGHGLNLTAAAVVAAPTDLARRPLPHALEQLYGGLFGEPADNPDAYRARSALHWPERLTVPLLIQHGGQDRRVYPIESEQLVERLQTLGLPHQYIYYPDGDHFLQNVQQERDEAIFQWFEKFLT, encoded by the coding sequence ATGCAGCGCTTATCCACCGATGGCACGATCGTTTCAACACAGCCTGTCCATATCAGTCTCCATCCCGAAGTTCACGACCGGGTGGAGATCACCAAGATCACCTATCTCGTTGACCACTTACAGGTGATCGGATACATCGCCAAACCGAGCGTTTCGACTGCTCGCAGCTTTCCCGTGCTGATCTACAACCGGGGCGGTTTTCGTTCGTTCAGCAAAATCAACGACGCCACGCTCGTGCGGATCGCCGACTATGCGGCTCGTGGCTATGTGGTGCTCGCTTCCCAATATCGCGGGAACGCCGGCGGAGCAGGTCGCGATGAATATGGTGGCAGTGATGTCAAAGACCTCTTTGCCCTCGCCTGGCTGGCCGAATCGCTGCCCGAAGCGGACGCAACCCGCCTGTTGATGTTTGGACATTCCCGCGGCGGCATGATGACCTACCTCAGTATCGGCCACGGGCTCAACCTCACTGCCGCAGCAGTCGTCGCAGCGCCGACCGACCTCGCCCGCCGACCTTTGCCGCACGCGCTTGAGCAGTTGTACGGCGGCCTGTTTGGCGAACCTGCCGACAATCCTGACGCCTACCGTGCACGATCCGCGCTCCATTGGCCAGAGCGGCTGACGGTCCCGCTCCTGATCCAACATGGCGGACAGGACCGGCGCGTCTACCCGATCGAGTCGGAACAGCTCGTCGAACGCCTGCAAACGCTCGGCCTCCCGCACCAGTACATCTACTACCCAGATGGAGATCATTTTCTGCAAAATGTGCAACAGGAGCGTGACGAGGCGATTTTCCAGTGGTTTGAAAAGTTCCTCACCTAA
- a CDS encoding cadherin-like beta sandwich domain-containing protein, producing the protein MKTLIAPEEDLSTNAKLSQLTVTNGTLNKPFDSDDPDYEVSVPEATGSISIKPTLDDLKATMKINTAAWTSGVEYPVSLNKGETKTVEIKVQAEDPVVAPITYTLTVKRAASSNADLDSLQVTPLGSLVFNPATTSYTVSVPYGTTSVSVTAKVADSGASLKIKNQTATSEVAFPVTLDADGSTPIQVEVKAANGNVKTYTITVNEAAPSTNAYLTGIKVDGTALSGFDKEQFTYTKNVPYTTESVTVEAALEDLTATLKLDGNDWNGAVTNVPLTAGVVNEVRIVVLAQDGSTDKTYTVKITRAAPSTNAYLTSIKVDGAALSGFDKEQFTYTKNVPYTTESVTVEAALEDLTATLKLDGNDWNGAVTNVPLTAGVVNEVRIVVLAQDGSTDKTYTVKITRAAPSTNAYLTSIKVDGAALSGFDKEQFTYTKNVPYTTESVTVEAALEDLTATLKLDGNDWNGAVTNVPLTAGVVNEVRIVVLAQDGSTDKTYTVKITRAAPSTNAYLTGIKVDGTALSGFDKEQFTYTKNVPYTTESVTVEAALEDLTATLKLDGNDWNGAVTNVPLTAGVVNEVRIVVLAQDGSTDKTYTVKITRAAPSTNAYLTGIKVDGTALSGFDKEQFTYTKNVPYTTESVTVEAALEDLTATLKLDGNDWNGAVTNVPLTAGVVNEVRIVVLAQDGSTDKTYTVKITRAAPSTNAYLTGIKVDGTALSGFDKEQFTYTKNVPYTTESVTVEAALEDLTATLKLDGNDWNGAVTNVPLTAGVVNEVRIDVLAQDGSTDKTYTVKITRAAPSTNAYLTSIKVDGAALSGFDKEQFTYTKNVPYTTESVTVEAALEDLTATLKLDGNDWNGAVTNVPLTAGVVNEVRIVVLAQDGSTDKTYTVNITRAAPSTDASLSNLGISTGTLTPGFSSGEYKYTLSVPYTINSIDVTPTVNDHTANVKVGSKTVISGNAELIALNVGTNTITVLVTAQDSHTTLTYTIIVTRATAPVSPVDETVKGTLQGNITKLIGTDLTLRADIIGADGKTLHAGVEIDASGKFTLTKIDPGSYRMVLYVIAPDGTKLAGQTTTLTVNSSKEATASAQVIDPFGVVTDSRTEQAIEGVKVTVYWADTALNKSLGRTPGTQVTLPKLPAMANQNQNGQLTSIVGQFGWMLFPEGDYYIVAEKDGYETYNGQSAVFHVGQNAVKTNLTLEAKVLEEGTIEPYINGYPDGTFKPNKGITRGELAVVLLKVLKIKAVTATVAYSDVDNNSWSAQAIAEITKRGLMVGYPDGTFRPNQEVSRAEIAIVLGKVKQLTAEKGSASFHDINGHWAKDAILLAANAGLISGYADGSYRPAQALTRAEAVVIFNKVLGWNELPVEKPQRWADVAPTHWAYKDIMRASVSHTYQKLGNGMVIWK; encoded by the coding sequence ATGAAGACATTGATCGCACCAGAGGAGGATTTATCCACTAACGCGAAGCTTAGCCAACTCACCGTGACGAATGGCACACTGAACAAGCCGTTCGACTCAGATGATCCTGATTATGAGGTGTCGGTGCCGGAAGCGACGGGCAGCATTTCGATCAAGCCGACCCTGGATGATCTGAAAGCGACGATGAAGATCAACACGGCTGCGTGGACCAGTGGGGTCGAGTACCCGGTATCGCTGAACAAGGGTGAGACGAAGACGGTGGAGATTAAAGTGCAGGCGGAAGACCCGGTAGTTGCCCCGATCACCTACACGCTCACAGTGAAGCGTGCCGCTTCGAGCAACGCCGACTTGGACAGTTTGCAGGTGACGCCACTGGGCAGTTTAGTCTTTAATCCGGCGACTACTTCGTATACGGTGAGCGTTCCGTATGGGACAACGAGCGTTTCAGTTACGGCGAAAGTGGCCGACTCGGGGGCGTCTCTGAAGATTAAGAACCAGACGGCCACCAGCGAAGTCGCTTTCCCCGTCACGTTGGATGCTGACGGATCGACCCCAATTCAGGTGGAAGTGAAGGCGGCAAACGGCAATGTGAAAACGTACACGATCACGGTGAATGAGGCTGCTCCGTCAACTAATGCGTATCTGACCGGCATCAAAGTGGATGGAACTGCGTTGAGTGGTTTTGACAAAGAGCAGTTCACCTACACGAAGAACGTGCCGTATACGACAGAAAGCGTGACGGTGGAGGCGGCATTAGAAGACCTTACCGCGACGCTGAAGTTGGATGGTAACGATTGGAACGGAGCGGTCACGAACGTACCGTTAACTGCAGGAGTTGTAAATGAGGTCAGGATCGTCGTTCTCGCTCAAGACGGATCGACAGACAAAACGTACACCGTCAAAATCACCCGTGCAGCACCGTCAACCAATGCGTATCTGACCAGCATCAAAGTGGATGGAGCTGCGTTGAGCGGTTTTGACAAAGAGCAGTTCACCTACACGAAGAACGTGCCGTATACGACAGAAAGCGTGACGGTGGAGGCGGCATTAGAAGACCTTACCGCGACGCTGAAGTTGGACGGTAACGATTGGAACGGAGCGGTCACGAACGTACCGTTAACTGCAGGAGTTGTGAATGAGGTCAGGATCGTCGTTCTCGCTCAAGACGGATCGACAGACAAAACGTACACCGTCAAAATCACCCGTGCAGCACCGTCAACCAATGCGTATCTGACCAGCATCAAAGTGGATGGAGCTGCGTTGAGCGGTTTTGACAAAGAGCAGTTCACCTACACGAAGAACGTGCCGTATACGACAGAAAGCGTGACGGTGGAGGCGGCATTAGAAGACCTTACCGCGACGCTGAAGTTGGACGGTAACGATTGGAACGGAGCGGTCACGAACGTACCGTTAACTGCAGGAGTTGTAAATGAGGTCAGGATCGTCGTTCTCGCTCAAGACGGATCGACAGACAAAACGTACACCGTCAAAATCACCCGTGCAGCACCGTCAACCAATGCGTATCTGACCGGCATTAAAGTGGATGGAACTGCGTTGAGTGGTTTTGACAAAGAGCAGTTCACCTACACGAAGAACGTGCCGTATACGACAGAAAGCGTGACGGTAGAGGCGGCATTAGAAGACCTTACCGCGACGCTGAAGTTGGACGGTAACGATTGGAACGGAGCGGTCACGAACGTACCGTTAACTGCAGGAGTTGTAAATGAGGTCAGGATCGTCGTTCTCGCTCAAGACGGATCGACAGACAAAACGTACACCGTCAAAATCACCCGTGCAGCACCGTCAACCAATGCGTATCTGACCGGCATTAAAGTGGATGGAACTGCGTTGAGCGGTTTTGACAAAGAGCAGTTCACCTACACGAAGAACGTGCCGTATACGACAGAAAGCGTGACGGTGGAGGCGGCATTAGAAGACCTTACCGCGACGCTGAAGTTGGACGGTAACGATTGGAACGGAGCGGTCACGAACGTACCGTTAACTGCAGGAGTTGTGAATGAGGTCAGGATCGTCGTTCTCGCTCAAGACGGATCGACAGACAAAACGTACACCGTCAAAATCACCCGTGCAGCACCGTCAACCAATGCGTATCTGACCGGCATTAAAGTGGATGGAACTGCGTTGAGCGGTTTTGACAAAGAGCAGTTCACCTACACGAAGAACGTGCCGTATACGACAGAAAGCGTGACGGTGGAGGCGGCATTAGAAGACCTTACCGCGACGCTGAAGTTGGACGGTAACGATTGGAACGGAGCGGTCACGAACGTACCGTTAACTGCAGGAGTTGTGAATGAGGTCAGGATCGACGTTCTCGCTCAAGACGGATCGACAGACAAAACGTACACCGTCAAAATCACCCGTGCAGCACCGTCAACCAATGCGTATCTGACCAGCATCAAAGTGGATGGAGCTGCGTTGAGCGGTTTTGACAAAGAGCAGTTCACCTACACGAAGAACGTGCCGTATACGACAGAAAGCGTGACGGTGGAGGCGGCATTAGAAGACCTTACCGCGACGCTGAAGTTGGACGGTAACGATTGGAACGGAGCGGTCACGAACGTACCGTTAACTGCAGGAGTTGTGAATGAGGTCAGGATCGTCGTTCTCGCTCAAGACGGATCGACAGACAAAACGTACACCGTCAATATCACCCGTGCAGCGCCGTCAACCGATGCAAGTCTCAGCAACCTTGGAATCAGCACAGGAACGCTTACCCCTGGATTTTCTTCAGGCGAGTACAAATACACGTTGAGCGTACCTTATACGATCAACAGCATTGACGTTACACCGACTGTCAACGATCATACGGCGAACGTAAAGGTTGGCAGTAAGACGGTGATCAGTGGAAATGCTGAGCTGATCGCTCTCAATGTTGGAACTAACACGATTACTGTGTTAGTGACTGCGCAAGACAGCCACACAACCCTAACCTACACGATCATCGTGACGCGTGCGACTGCGCCTGTATCTCCGGTGGATGAAACGGTCAAAGGCACGCTGCAAGGCAACATCACCAAACTGATCGGCACTGACTTGACCCTTCGTGCAGACATCATCGGCGCGGACGGTAAGACACTTCATGCAGGCGTTGAGATCGATGCCAGCGGGAAATTTACGCTGACCAAGATCGATCCGGGCAGCTACCGCATGGTGCTGTATGTCATCGCTCCGGACGGCACGAAGCTGGCCGGACAGACGACAACGCTTACGGTGAACAGTTCAAAAGAAGCGACCGCCAGCGCGCAAGTGATCGATCCATTTGGTGTGGTAACCGATTCGCGCACCGAGCAGGCGATTGAGGGCGTGAAAGTGACCGTCTACTGGGCGGACACCGCACTCAACAAGAGCTTGGGCAGAACGCCGGGCACGCAAGTGACCCTGCCGAAACTGCCAGCGATGGCCAACCAGAACCAAAATGGTCAGTTGACGTCCATAGTCGGTCAATTCGGCTGGATGCTGTTCCCTGAAGGCGACTATTACATCGTCGCCGAAAAAGACGGCTATGAAACGTACAACGGCCAAAGTGCCGTGTTCCACGTCGGGCAGAACGCTGTGAAGACGAACCTCACCCTCGAGGCGAAAGTGCTGGAAGAAGGCACGATCGAGCCGTACATCAACGGATACCCGGATGGAACGTTCAAGCCGAACAAGGGCATCACCCGCGGTGAATTGGCAGTGGTGTTGCTGAAAGTTTTGAAGATCAAAGCGGTGACGGCGACAGTTGCTTACAGCGATGTTGACAACAACAGCTGGTCGGCACAAGCGATCGCTGAAATCACCAAGCGCGGGCTGATGGTCGGGTATCCGGATGGCACGTTCCGTCCGAACCAAGAAGTCTCCCGTGCTGAAATTGCCATCGTGCTTGGCAAAGTCAAACAACTCACCGCCGAGAAAGGCAGTGCTTCCTTCCATGACATCAATGGTCATTGGGCGAAAGACGCGATCCTCCTCGCTGCAAATGCTGGACTGATCAGCGGCTATGCGGACGGTTCTTATCGTCCGGCGCAAGCGCTGACTCGTGCGGAAGCGGTTGTGATCTTTAACAAGGTGCTCGGCTGGAACGAACTTCCTGTCGAGAAGCCGCAACGTTGGGCCGATGTGGCGCCGACTCATTGGGCGTACAAGGATATCATGCGCGCCTCCGTCAGCCACACGTATCAAAAGTTGGGCAACGGTATGGTGATCTGGAAATAA
- a CDS encoding phage tail protein — MSEPFLGEIRMFANGYAPRNWMFCEGQILQIKSYQALYTLLGAVYGGDGVTTFALPDYRGRVPVHVSASLPLGTAQGEETHTLVSNEMPEHTHTVQAYSQQPGDSPSPLNNVWAGFNGLYGPAATLTPMNAQAISTAGLSQAHSNMQPYLTVNFAIAIAGIYPSQN, encoded by the coding sequence ATGTCAGAACCATTCTTGGGAGAAATTCGTATGTTCGCAAATGGATACGCACCCCGTAATTGGATGTTTTGTGAGGGCCAGATTCTACAGATCAAAAGCTACCAAGCCCTTTACACACTGCTTGGGGCTGTATACGGCGGCGACGGAGTCACAACGTTTGCACTCCCCGACTATCGCGGTCGCGTACCGGTGCATGTCAGCGCATCGCTACCACTTGGCACTGCGCAGGGTGAGGAAACTCACACGCTGGTCAGCAACGAAATGCCGGAGCACACGCATACCGTACAAGCATACTCCCAGCAGCCAGGTGACTCACCTTCCCCATTAAATAACGTCTGGGCTGGTTTTAACGGCTTGTACGGTCCAGCCGCAACGCTTACTCCAATGAATGCACAGGCCATTTCGACTGCGGGCCTGAGTCAGGCACATTCGAACATGCAACCGTATCTGACCGTAAATTTCGCGATCGCGATCGCCGGAATTTATCCGAGTCAAAACTAA
- a CDS encoding DEAD/DEAH box helicase, which translates to MGDFSTLGIRPELVRSLTAHAIFEPTPIQERAIPVVMQGNDVVAQAQTGTGKTLSFVLPILERIDPTVAEVQALIVTPTRELALQITAEVKKMILFLEGVNVLAVYGGQDVEAQLKRLKRAMHVVVATPGRLLDHLSRGTIDLRGVRTFVLDEADQMLHMGFLPEVEMIMNELPDERQTLLFSATMPEQVRKLANRYLRVPEDIQVEGTRVTLDEIRQIVIETTDRGKKDTVMKLIQQHQPYLAIIFCRTKRRASSLNEALQANGYDSDELHGDLSQAKRERVMKSFREAKIQLLVATDVAARGLDVEGVTHVFNYDIPQDVESYIHRIGRTGRAGEKGVAYTIVAPNDRQELAMIENGIGMKMERQMGEGLRRAHGEPWPSKDDRDSGERRGGRSDGRSGGRSDTRGGGRSDARGGGKPSNRSGDRNETRGGGRPDTRGGGKSGNWSGDRNETRGGGRPDTRGGGKSGNWSGDRNETRGGSRPDTRGGNKSGNWSGDRNETRGGSRPDTRGGNKSGNWSGDRNETRGGGRPDTRGGNKSGNWSGDRNETRGGGRPDARGGGGSGNWSGDRNETRGGGRPDTRGGGKSGNWSGDRNETRGGARPDTRAGGRTDSRGVERTGSRSGGKGPAKGGFGKNDRGGRRGGR; encoded by the coding sequence GTGGGAGATTTTTCAACGCTAGGAATCAGGCCCGAATTGGTGCGCTCTTTGACCGCGCATGCGATTTTTGAGCCGACGCCGATTCAGGAGCGGGCGATTCCTGTCGTCATGCAAGGTAATGACGTGGTCGCGCAGGCGCAGACAGGAACGGGGAAGACGCTGTCTTTTGTGCTGCCGATCTTGGAGCGGATCGATCCGACGGTCGCGGAGGTACAAGCGCTGATCGTGACGCCGACGCGGGAATTGGCGCTTCAGATCACGGCAGAAGTGAAAAAGATGATCTTGTTCCTAGAAGGCGTCAACGTGCTGGCCGTCTATGGCGGGCAGGATGTGGAAGCGCAGCTCAAGCGATTGAAGCGCGCGATGCATGTGGTGGTCGCAACACCTGGGCGCTTGCTGGATCACCTGTCGCGCGGAACGATCGATCTGCGTGGTGTGCGGACATTCGTGCTCGATGAAGCCGATCAGATGTTGCACATGGGCTTTTTGCCAGAAGTGGAAATGATCATGAATGAACTGCCGGACGAACGCCAGACTCTGCTGTTTTCGGCGACGATGCCGGAGCAGGTACGGAAGTTGGCCAATCGCTATCTGCGTGTGCCGGAAGACATTCAGGTGGAAGGGACGCGCGTGACGCTCGATGAGATTCGCCAGATCGTGATCGAAACGACCGACCGCGGGAAAAAGGATACGGTGATGAAGCTGATTCAGCAACACCAGCCTTATTTGGCGATCATCTTTTGCCGAACCAAACGCCGAGCGAGTTCGCTAAATGAAGCACTGCAAGCGAACGGCTACGATTCGGACGAGCTGCATGGCGACCTGTCGCAGGCGAAGCGGGAACGGGTGATGAAAAGTTTCCGCGAGGCGAAGATTCAACTGTTGGTGGCGACCGATGTGGCGGCGCGCGGCTTGGATGTAGAAGGTGTAACGCACGTGTTTAACTACGACATCCCACAGGATGTGGAGAGCTATATTCACCGCATCGGTCGGACGGGACGCGCAGGGGAAAAGGGCGTTGCCTATACGATCGTGGCTCCGAACGACCGCCAAGAGCTGGCGATGATCGAAAATGGCATCGGCATGAAGATGGAACGGCAAATGGGCGAAGGTCTTCGCCGCGCTCACGGTGAGCCGTGGCCGTCCAAAGACGACCGTGACAGTGGAGAGCGCCGTGGCGGCCGTTCAGATGGCAGATCGGGCGGTCGATCTGACACCCGAGGCGGAGGAAGATCGGATGCGCGTGGCGGTGGAAAGCCTAGCAACCGATCGGGTGACAGAAATGAAACCCGAGGTGGAGGAAGACCGGATACGCGCGGAGGTGGCAAGTCTGGCAACTGGTCGGGTGACAGAAATGAAACCCGAGGTGGAGGAAGACCGGATACGCGCGGAGGTGGCAAGTCTGGCAACTGGTCGGGTGACAGAAATGAAACCCGAGGCGGAAGCAGACCGGATACGCGCGGAGGTAACAAGTCTGGCAACTGGTCGGGTGACAGAAATGAAACCCGAGGCGGAAGCAGACCGGATACGCGCGGAGGTAACAAGTCTGGCAACTGGTCAGGAGACAGAAATGAAACCCGAGGTGGAGGAAGACCGGATACGCGCGGAGGTAACAAGTCTGGCAACTGGTCGGGTGACAGAAATGAAACCCGAGGCGGAGGAAGACCAGATGCGCGCGGAGGTGGAGGTTCTGGCAACTGGTCAGGAGACAGAAATGAAACCCGAGGCGGAGGAAGACCGGATACGCGCGGAGGTGGCAAGTCTGGTAACTGGTCGGGTGACAGAAATGAAACCCGAGGTGGAGCAAGACCTGACACTCGCGCTGGCGGACGGACCGATTCTCGCGGCGTCGAACGCACAGGTTCGCGATCGGGCGGCAAAGGGCCAGCGAAGGGCGGCTTCGGAAAAAATGACCGCGGCGGTCGTCGCGGCGGGCGCTAG
- a CDS encoding phage tail protein — MADAYIGEIRIFPGKFAPSGWAFCNGQLMQISQNSALFAILGTQYGGDGKTTFALPNLMGNAPMHQGAGAGLTPRKVGETVGDSTAKLDLTQIPAHTHIPQAINATGNDQSPTGHIWSQAPGSSFPPTPPKLYNSTPDVQMSPLALAPTGGSQKHNNMQPFIAQNFIICLKGEFPSHG; from the coding sequence ATGGCTGACGCTTATATTGGAGAAATCCGAATTTTTCCAGGAAAATTTGCACCGAGCGGCTGGGCATTCTGCAACGGCCAACTGATGCAGATCTCGCAAAATTCCGCGCTCTTTGCGATTCTTGGCACGCAGTATGGAGGAGATGGAAAAACAACCTTTGCACTGCCTAATCTGATGGGCAACGCTCCGATGCATCAAGGCGCTGGTGCCGGGCTTACCCCTCGTAAAGTGGGCGAGACGGTTGGAGATTCAACGGCGAAGCTCGACCTCACACAGATCCCTGCACATACTCATATTCCGCAAGCGATCAATGCGACTGGTAATGACCAAAGTCCAACTGGACACATTTGGTCACAAGCTCCAGGGAGTAGCTTCCCCCCCACGCCACCCAAATTGTACAACTCGACCCCCGATGTCCAAATGTCTCCCCTCGCCCTTGCTCCCACAGGCGGGTCGCAAAAGCACAACAACATGCAGCCGTTTATCGCTCAAAACTTCATCATCTGCTTGAAAGGTGAATTTCCGTCTCACGGATAG
- a CDS encoding MerR family transcriptional regulator yields MAYKVKEVADLVGVSVRTLHHYDEIGLLTPSSVSAAGYRLYSDRELERLQQILFFREIGFSLQEIKEVLDSPDFDRKSALAAHKEILLQKKKRLEDIIDTVEKTLESIEGGCKMSDKEMFEGFDTTPLEEHKKKYSQEAREKYGDEMVDASEKRVETYSQADWEKINARQTANIEQIVANMGNGPADPLVQEAIADTRQAICDYYYDCTPEIFRGLGDLYVMDERFTAYYEAYGTGLAAFMREAIHVYCDRLDAEANA; encoded by the coding sequence GTGGCGTACAAGGTAAAGGAAGTCGCAGATCTGGTGGGTGTGAGTGTGCGGACGCTGCATCATTATGATGAAATCGGGCTGCTGACACCCAGTTCGGTCAGTGCGGCTGGGTATCGGTTGTACAGCGATCGGGAGTTGGAACGATTGCAACAGATCTTGTTTTTCCGCGAGATCGGCTTTTCGTTGCAGGAGATCAAGGAGGTTCTGGACAGCCCAGATTTTGACCGCAAAAGCGCCTTGGCCGCCCACAAAGAGATCCTGCTGCAAAAGAAGAAGCGGCTGGAAGACATCATCGACACCGTCGAGAAAACGTTAGAATCGATCGAAGGGGGATGCAAAATGAGCGACAAGGAAATGTTTGAAGGATTTGATACGACCCCGCTTGAGGAGCATAAGAAAAAATACTCCCAAGAAGCGCGGGAGAAGTACGGAGATGAAATGGTGGACGCCTCCGAAAAGCGCGTCGAGACGTACAGCCAAGCGGATTGGGAGAAGATCAATGCCCGCCAAACGGCGAACATTGAGCAGATCGTCGCCAACATGGGCAACGGCCCGGCCGACCCTCTGGTGCAGGAAGCGATCGCCGACACGCGCCAAGCGATCTGCGACTATTACTATGACTGCACGCCAGAAATCTTCCGCGGGCTAGGCGATCTGTATGTGATGGACGAACGCTTTACCGCCTATTATGAAGCATATGGAACGGGGCTTGCCGCATTCATGCGTGAGGCGATCCATGTGTACTGTGACCGACTGGATGCAGAGGCAAACGCATAA
- a CDS encoding DUF3817 domain-containing protein, giving the protein MNMKTAVGRLRAIGLIEGISFLLLLLIAMPMKYLMDIPGPVQVVGMIHGVLFMLFILAVINAAIVHKWSPKWIIGALIASSVPIGTFVLDAKLKKRYQE; this is encoded by the coding sequence ATGAATATGAAAACTGCGGTTGGGCGGTTGCGGGCGATCGGTCTGATTGAGGGGATTTCGTTTTTGCTGTTGTTGCTGATCGCGATGCCGATGAAATATCTGATGGACATTCCAGGGCCGGTGCAGGTGGTGGGAATGATCCACGGGGTGCTGTTCATGCTGTTTATTTTGGCGGTGATCAACGCGGCGATCGTGCATAAATGGTCGCCGAAATGGATCATCGGGGCGCTGATCGCCTCTTCGGTGCCGATCGGGACGTTCGTGTTGGATGCGAAGTTGAAAAAGCGCTATCAGGAGTAG
- a CDS encoding phage tail protein — protein sequence MSESYLGEIRMFAGNFAPQGWALCNGQLLSIAENEALFALLGTTYGGDGRTTFGLPNLQGRIPIHRSATHPLGEAAGSEKVTLLASNLPQHTHIPMGSTTVGTDASPINAVWGTTATTKLYSDATTTVSMSNQVLSAEGGNQPHDNMMPSTAISFIISLYGIFPPQP from the coding sequence ATGAGTGAATCGTATTTGGGCGAAATCCGCATGTTCGCAGGGAACTTCGCACCACAAGGATGGGCACTTTGTAATGGTCAACTGCTTAGCATTGCAGAAAATGAGGCGCTTTTTGCACTGCTGGGAACGACCTATGGTGGAGATGGCCGGACCACTTTCGGCTTACCAAACCTGCAAGGCAGAATCCCGATTCATCGAAGTGCAACACACCCCTTAGGGGAAGCTGCAGGATCTGAAAAGGTGACACTGCTTGCAAGCAACCTCCCACAACATACGCACATTCCGATGGGATCGACCACAGTAGGAACGGATGCCTCTCCTATCAATGCAGTTTGGGGTACGACTGCAACCACAAAATTGTATTCGGATGCCACTACTACGGTCAGTATGAGCAATCAAGTTCTTTCCGCTGAAGGTGGCAATCAACCGCACGACAACATGATGCCATCCACGGCAATCTCGTTTATCATCTCGCTGTACGGGATCTTCCCGCCACAACCGTAA